Proteins encoded in a region of the Ornithodoros turicata isolate Travis chromosome 3, ASM3712646v1, whole genome shotgun sequence genome:
- the LOC135387692 gene encoding uncharacterized protein LOC135387692: MSLEKGCAEVERAEQHILNTCITENEMFQIFCLNTRILDVELQKVRYFTPSALLGANSDKNRQYRHGAYQQFTWWVHGRLGRGVRVPLPSCVVTAVRARFPSVTYNGFQFA, from the exons ATGAGTCTAGAAAAG ggatgcGCCGAAGTTGAGAGGGCAGAGCAGCATATCCTGAATACCTGCATAACGGAAAATGAAATGTTCCAGATATTTTGTTTGAACACGAGAATACTTGACGTTGAACTCCAGAAAGTCCGGTATTTTACGCCATCAGCTCTGCTTGGGGCAAACAGTGACAAAAACAG GCAATACAGACATGGGGCATACCAGCAGTTCACCTGGTGGGTGCATGGACGCTTGGGCCGAGGAGTTAGGGTACCACTTCCCAGTTGCGTAGTGACTGCAGTGAGAGCTAGGTTTCCATCAGTGACATACAATGGATTTCAGTTTGCATAG